A single window of Microbispora hainanensis DNA harbors:
- a CDS encoding peptide chain release factor 3, with amino-acid sequence MSTATSAAASEAARRRTFAVISHPDAGKSTMTEALALHASAITQAGAVHGKAGRRGVTSDWMEMERARGISITSAALRFDYRGHVFNLVDTPGHADFSEDTYRVLAAVDCAVMLLDAAKGMEPQTMKLFEVCRHRRIPVITFVNKWDRPGREPLELLDEIEERTGLRPTPVTWPIGAAGNFHGVVDRLQGRAVRYTRTPGGATKALETELTPEQAAAELGADWVRAGEEADLLAAIGAEHDQKAFEAHESTPVLFGAALSNFGVARLLDVLVDLAPAPAPRPDVEGADRPLDAPFSGLVFKVQANMDPAHRDRIAFVRVCSGRFERGMVLTHAATGRPFATKYAQSVFGQERATIDEAYPGDVVGLVNATALRPGDTLYEGTPVEFPPIPSFAPEHFAVARSRSTAKAKQFRRGIDQLDGEGVIQVLRSDLRGDQAPVLAAVGPMQFEVVEQRLATEFGAEIVLDRLEYGLALRTDAESAEVLRRQRGAEVLIRSRDQALLAVFTDQWRMRSIQREHEGLTLEPLIAGQAVPGTSP; translated from the coding sequence ATGAGCACCGCCACCAGCGCCGCCGCGAGTGAGGCGGCCAGGCGCCGCACGTTCGCGGTGATCAGCCACCCGGATGCGGGAAAGTCCACGATGACCGAGGCGCTGGCCCTGCACGCCTCGGCGATCACCCAGGCGGGAGCCGTGCACGGCAAGGCCGGGCGGCGGGGCGTGACGTCCGACTGGATGGAGATGGAGCGGGCCCGCGGCATCTCCATCACGTCGGCCGCGCTGCGCTTCGACTATCGCGGCCACGTGTTCAACCTGGTGGACACGCCCGGCCACGCGGACTTCTCCGAGGACACCTATCGCGTGCTGGCCGCGGTCGACTGCGCGGTCATGCTGCTCGACGCGGCCAAGGGCATGGAGCCGCAGACCATGAAGCTGTTCGAGGTCTGCCGCCACCGCCGCATCCCCGTCATCACGTTCGTGAACAAGTGGGACCGGCCGGGCCGGGAGCCGCTGGAGCTGCTGGACGAGATCGAGGAGCGCACCGGGCTGCGTCCCACGCCGGTCACCTGGCCGATCGGCGCGGCCGGGAACTTCCACGGCGTGGTCGACCGGCTGCAGGGCCGCGCGGTCCGCTACACCCGCACGCCCGGCGGCGCGACCAAGGCGCTGGAGACCGAGCTGACCCCCGAGCAGGCCGCCGCCGAGCTCGGGGCCGACTGGGTGCGCGCGGGGGAGGAGGCCGACCTGCTCGCCGCCATCGGGGCCGAGCACGACCAGAAGGCGTTCGAGGCGCACGAGTCCACGCCGGTGCTGTTCGGCGCGGCGCTGTCGAACTTCGGCGTGGCCCGGCTGCTGGACGTGCTCGTCGACCTCGCCCCCGCCCCGGCGCCCCGCCCGGACGTCGAGGGCGCGGACCGGCCGCTGGACGCGCCGTTCTCCGGCCTGGTCTTCAAGGTGCAGGCCAACATGGACCCCGCCCACCGCGACCGGATCGCGTTCGTCCGGGTCTGCTCCGGCCGGTTCGAGCGCGGCATGGTGCTTACCCACGCCGCCACCGGCCGTCCGTTCGCCACCAAGTACGCCCAGTCGGTGTTCGGCCAGGAGCGCGCCACCATCGACGAGGCGTACCCGGGAGACGTGGTCGGGCTGGTGAACGCCACCGCGCTGCGGCCCGGCGACACCCTCTATGAGGGGACGCCGGTGGAGTTTCCGCCCATCCCCAGCTTCGCCCCCGAGCACTTCGCCGTGGCCCGGTCGCGCAGCACCGCCAAGGCCAAGCAGTTCCGCCGCGGCATCGACCAGCTCGACGGCGAGGGCGTGATCCAGGTGCTCCGCTCCGACCTGCGCGGCGACCAGGCCCCGGTGCTCGCGGCGGTCGGGCCCATGCAGTTCGAGGTCGTGGAGCAGCGCCTGGCCACCGAGTTCGGCGCGGAGATCGTGCTCGACCGGCTGGAGTACGGCCTCGCCCTGCGCACCGACGCCGAGTCCGCGGAGGTGCTGCGGCGCCAGCGCGGCGCGGAGGTGCTGATCCGCAGCCGCGACCAGGCCCTGCTCGCCGTGTTCACCGATCAGTGGCGCATGCGCTCCATCCAGCGCGAGCACGAGGGCCTCACCCTCGAACCGCTGATCGCCGGCCAGGCCGTCCCCGGCACGTCCCCCTGA
- a CDS encoding MarR family winged helix-turn-helix transcriptional regulator, translating to MHEYPPTEQVTGLGSSLAYLLSRAERSVNRGLAAVLATEDVTVEQWRILQALADGRGHSMGDLAEAALMPHPTLTKAVDRLVDRAVVYRGHDPADRRKVAVFLADRGRDLLARLEAGIAEHQRGIITAYGPARTDRLMRDLESLLASLED from the coding sequence GTGCACGAGTATCCCCCCACCGAACAGGTGACCGGCCTCGGGTCGTCGCTCGCCTATCTGCTGAGCCGGGCAGAACGCAGCGTCAACCGCGGCCTGGCCGCCGTGCTCGCCACCGAGGACGTGACCGTCGAGCAGTGGCGCATCCTGCAGGCGCTCGCGGACGGGCGCGGGCACTCGATGGGCGACCTGGCAGAGGCCGCGCTGATGCCCCACCCCACGCTGACCAAGGCGGTCGACCGGCTGGTGGACCGCGCGGTCGTCTACCGGGGACACGACCCGGCCGACCGCCGCAAGGTCGCGGTCTTCCTCGCCGACCGGGGCCGCGACCTGCTCGCCCGCCTGGAGGCGGGCATCGCCGAGCACCAGCGGGGGATCATCACCGCGTACGGCCCGGCCCGCACCGACCGCCTGATGCGCGACCTGGAGTCGCTGCTGGCCTCCCTGGAGGACTGA
- a CDS encoding substrate-binding domain-containing protein has product MADPVTVVIDSLEAHLLPADTLRVALVVPVSGVLGLLGPGAINCAVLAAREVNAAGGVLGRPVELVLVDGGRGPAAVASEVRSLVLSGAVQAVVGTHASDVRIAVEQALGGAAPFVYTPPYEGGARRPGVYYLGEPASLQVAPGIDWLVGHRKARRWFLLGNDYVWPRLVHASARGHLRARSATVVGERLVPPGTAATDRLLEEVAAARPDAVLLTLIGSDLIAFNRAFAASGLGCARLCGALEEHGLLAAGGDTTGGLYAAMGYFGGIVTAANFALAERYTAMFGPEAPLLNGHGHGCYEGVLMLAALARRAGTLAVPAVEAVADGTTIVSGRGPLTLAEGRVRQRVYLARADGLDFEVVTPFMYPM; this is encoded by the coding sequence GTGGCCGATCCTGTCACAGTCGTCATCGACTCTCTTGAGGCACACCTGCTGCCCGCGGACACGCTCCGGGTCGCGCTGGTGGTGCCGGTCTCCGGTGTGCTCGGTCTGCTCGGGCCCGGAGCGATCAACTGTGCCGTGCTGGCCGCCCGGGAGGTCAACGCCGCCGGGGGAGTGCTGGGCAGGCCGGTCGAGCTCGTGCTCGTCGACGGGGGCCGTGGTCCGGCCGCGGTCGCCTCGGAGGTGCGGAGCCTGGTGCTCTCCGGCGCCGTCCAGGCCGTCGTCGGCACGCACGCCAGCGACGTGCGCATCGCGGTCGAGCAGGCGCTCGGCGGCGCGGCCCCGTTCGTCTACACCCCGCCGTACGAGGGCGGCGCCCGGCGTCCGGGCGTCTACTATCTCGGCGAGCCGGCGTCGCTGCAGGTCGCCCCGGGGATCGACTGGCTGGTCGGGCACCGGAAGGCCCGGCGCTGGTTCCTGCTCGGCAACGACTACGTCTGGCCCCGCCTGGTGCACGCCTCGGCCCGCGGGCACCTGCGCGCCCGGTCCGCGACGGTCGTGGGGGAGCGGCTCGTCCCGCCCGGCACCGCCGCGACGGACCGGCTGCTCGAGGAGGTGGCCGCGGCGCGGCCGGACGCCGTGCTGCTCACGCTCATCGGCAGCGACCTGATCGCGTTCAACCGGGCCTTCGCCGCCAGCGGTCTCGGCTGCGCGCGGCTGTGCGGCGCGCTGGAGGAGCACGGGCTGCTCGCCGCGGGCGGCGACACGACCGGCGGGCTCTACGCCGCGATGGGGTACTTCGGCGGCATCGTGACCGCCGCCAACTTCGCCCTGGCCGAGCGCTACACGGCGATGTTCGGCCCGGAGGCGCCGCTGCTGAACGGGCATGGTCACGGCTGCTACGAGGGTGTGCTCATGCTGGCCGCCCTGGCCCGGCGCGCGGGCACGCTGGCGGTGCCCGCCGTGGAGGCGGTCGCCGACGGCACGACGATCGTCTCCGGGCGCGGCCCGCTCACGCTGGCCGAGGGGCGGGTGCGGCA
- a CDS encoding cytochrome P450: MSTSGTARPVDLFGADLVRDPFEGYSRLREQAPMVRGSFPGLDSPVWLVTRYDDVKTVLGDRRFVNNPANVPGANVHNIREQLIEARGIPREYAPYILDSVLDSDGDDHLRLRRLVSRAFTARRVAELRPRVQEITEDLLGRLPGHAEDGVADLIEHFAYPLPITVICELVGIPEEDRPLWREWGRSLVSLRPGAMAEPLRHMVTYIRELIARRRAEPAGDLLTGLIRAHDEDGDRLTDTEMVTMVLTLVLAGHETTAHLIGNGTAALLTHPDQLAALRAAPELLPRAVHELMRWCGPVQGTRIRYAAEDVEFGDMTVRRGEPVMAVLVSANYDPRRFDDPDRLDVTREPDGHKEVHVGFGHGLHYCLGAALARQEGEAAFGALLRRYPALELAVAPQDLDRQFLPFSWRLARLPVRLGA, encoded by the coding sequence ATGAGCACTTCCGGCACGGCACGACCCGTCGACCTGTTCGGCGCGGATCTGGTGCGCGACCCGTTCGAGGGCTACTCGCGCCTGCGGGAGCAGGCCCCGATGGTACGCGGCTCCTTCCCCGGCCTGGACTCCCCCGTCTGGCTCGTCACGCGGTATGACGACGTCAAGACCGTGCTGGGCGACCGCAGGTTCGTCAACAACCCGGCCAACGTGCCGGGTGCGAACGTGCACAACATCCGCGAGCAGCTCATCGAGGCCCGGGGCATTCCCCGCGAGTACGCCCCGTACATCCTCGACAGCGTCCTCGACTCCGACGGCGACGACCACCTCCGGCTGCGCAGGCTCGTCTCGCGCGCCTTCACCGCACGCCGGGTGGCGGAGCTGCGGCCCCGGGTCCAGGAGATCACCGAGGACCTCCTCGGCAGGCTGCCCGGCCACGCCGAGGACGGCGTCGCCGACCTGATCGAGCATTTCGCCTACCCCCTGCCGATCACCGTCATCTGCGAACTGGTCGGCATCCCCGAGGAGGACCGCCCGCTGTGGCGGGAGTGGGGCAGGAGCCTGGTCTCACTCAGGCCCGGAGCGATGGCCGAGCCGCTGCGGCACATGGTGACCTACATCCGGGAGCTGATCGCCCGCCGCCGTGCCGAGCCCGCCGGAGACCTGCTGACCGGCCTGATCCGCGCCCACGACGAGGACGGCGACCGGCTCACCGACACCGAGATGGTCACCATGGTCCTCACGCTCGTCCTCGCCGGGCACGAGACCACCGCCCACCTGATCGGGAACGGCACCGCCGCCCTGCTGACCCACCCGGACCAGCTCGCCGCGCTGCGGGCCGCCCCGGAGCTGCTACCGCGCGCCGTGCACGAGCTGATGCGCTGGTGCGGGCCCGTCCAGGGCACCCGGATCCGGTACGCCGCCGAGGACGTCGAGTTCGGCGACATGACCGTGCGCCGGGGCGAGCCGGTGATGGCGGTGCTGGTGTCGGCCAACTACGACCCCCGGCGCTTCGACGACCCCGACCGGCTCGACGTCACCCGCGAGCCCGACGGGCACAAGGAGGTCCACGTCGGCTTCGGCCACGGCCTGCACTACTGCCTGGGCGCGGCGCTGGCCCGGCAGGAGGGCGAGGCGGCCTTCGGCGCCCTGCTGCGCCGTTATCCGGCGCTCGAACTGGCCGTCGCCCCGCAGGACCTCGACCGGCAGTTCCTGCCCTTCTCCTGGCGCCTCGCCCGTCTTCCCGTACGCCTGGGGGCGTGA